The following coding sequences lie in one Rutidosis leptorrhynchoides isolate AG116_Rl617_1_P2 chromosome 6, CSIRO_AGI_Rlap_v1, whole genome shotgun sequence genomic window:
- the LOC139854762 gene encoding secreted RxLR effector protein 161-like, with translation MDSNGVHNPLTVDFKVGKDEDGFKIDSTQFKQIVGIRMYLSATRPDIMYAVSLNSHFMSSPTQLHYSVAKRILCYIIATMDYGVVYKRGGSSKLIGYTDSDYAGDADDSKSTSGYVFMMGEGAVAWSSRKQPIKTLSSTKSEFVAAVSCAGQAI, from the coding sequence ATGGATAGTAATGGGGTTCATAATCCATTAACAGTGGACTTTAAAGTTGGCAAAGATGAAGATGGGTTTAAAATTGATTCAACTCAGTTTAAGCAAATTGTGGGCATCCGTATGTACTTATCAGCCACTAGGCCTGACATCATGTATGCAGTTAGCCTAAATAGTCATTTTATGTCATCACCCACACAATTACATTATTCAGTAGCAAAAAGGATACTTTGCTACATCATAGCAACAATGGATTATGGTGTGGTCTATAAAAGAGGAGGCAGCAGCAAATTGATAGGATATACGGATAGTGACTACGCCGGAGATGCGGACGATAGCAAGAGCACATCCGGGTATGTATTTATGATGGGAGAAGGTGCTGTGGCATGGTCATCAAGAAAACAGCCTATAAAAACACTTTCGTCCACAAAATCTGAATTTGTAGCAGCGGTTAGTTGCGCAGGTCAAGCTATTTAG
- the LOC139854763 gene encoding uncharacterized protein, with protein sequence MVEDRRLVQIPKFDGHYDQWSKLMENLIKAKGLWYIVEQGVGEPRPGITLNDAQQKQLYSNRMKDHQVKHILFQALERELFEQILDRHSSKVIWEAMKSKFGGNSRVKRSLLNSLCREFEVLAMKNDESVAAYFTRVMSVSNKMRSNGEEMSDSKIMEKILRTLTEKFTYIVVSIEETQDTEKMTIDELQSSLVVHE encoded by the coding sequence ATGGTAGAAGACAGGAGACTCGTTCAAATTCCAAAATTCGATGGTCATTACGACCAATGGAGCAAACTCATGGAAAACTTGATCAAGGCAAAGGGTCTGTGGTATATTGTCGAGCAAGGGGTAGGAGAACCAAGGCCTGGAATCACGTTGAATGATGCACAACAGAAGCAACTCTATAGCAATCGAATGAAGGACCATCAAGTGAAGCATATTTTATTCCAGGCGTTAGAACGGGAGTTATTTGAGCAGATTCTGGATCGACACAGTTCCAAAGTAATCTGGGAAGCGATGAAGTCAAAGTTTGGTGGAAATTCGAGGGTAAAAAGGTCACTATTAAACTCTCTCTGTCGAGAGTTTGAGGTTTTGGCTATGAAGAATGATGAGAGTGTGGCTGCTTATTTTACTAGGGTGATGTCGGTGTCCAACAAAATGCGGAGTAATGGCGAAGAGATGTCGGACTCAAAAATTATGGAAAAAATCTTACGCACGCTAACTGAGAAGTTTACTTACATAGTCGTCTCAATCGAAGAAACACAGGATACCGAAAAGATGACTATTGATGAACTACAAAGCTCACTTGTAGTTCATGAGTAA